Genomic window (Rathayibacter sp. VKM Ac-2760):
CGATCGCCTCGACCGCCTCGCGCTGGAGGTGCTCGAGCCCGTCGGCCAGCGACTCCGCGTCGGGCGCCGCGTTCACGACCGGGACCCGGTAGCCGGCGTCCCGGGCGGCCTGCTCGATCGCGGCCATCGCGGTGGCCGTGCCGTAGAAGCTGTGGCTCTCCGCCGCGAGGATGCCGATCAGTCCCGAGCGTCCGGCCGCGAGTGCGCGGGCCGCGGCGCTGCGCCGGAAGCCGAGGTCGTCGATCGCCGCGAGCACCTTGTCGCGGGTGCGCGGCCGGACCTGCGGGCTGTCGTTGAGCACGCGCGAGACGGTCTGGTACGAGACGCCGGCGCTCACGGCGACGTCGCGGATCGTCGGCTGTCTCGGCATGGGGTCACCGTAGCGCTCGCCGCGCTCACGGTTCGGAGTGCCCGCCACCCCGATCGCGGCGGCCTCGCTGCAGAACATCAGCCGGAAGGGCATCTCATCGACGATCAGCGATGAGCGGCGCTCGTGGCTGACGTTCTGCCGCGACTCCCGCGCTCAGCCCGGGCTCGGTACGGTGAAGCTGAAGATCCTCTCACGCAGTCAGGAGCCGGACGTGGACGACCAGCAGATCGGAGTGCTCGTCGCGCTCGTCGTGGGGATCGCCGTCCTCGGCTCCGTCATCGCCACGGTCCTCCGCCTGCGCGCCGGCGCTCCCGGTGCGCGTCCCGGCCCGCCGAGCGGGTCGTCGCCCGCCGCCGCGACGGGCGGAGACGCCGGATCGGGTGCCGCCGACGGGCGCGACGGCGGCCGGGCCCCGGCGCGGACGGCCCCGACGCCGGCCCGTCCGGCGGGGATCCCGACGGCGGCGGCTCGAGCGGCGGCGCCTCGGATGGCGGCGGCTCGGACGGAGGCGGCGGCGGCGGCGACTGAACCTCCGCGGGCCGGCGGGACCCGCAACCTCCGTCCGACCTCCGGCTCGCGGTTCCGCGTCCGGCTCGCAGAATCGGGACATTCCGGCGTGCCGAAGCCGGTTCTACGAGCCGGAGGTGCTGCTGCTCCCGACCTCCGGCTCGTGGTTTCGAGTCCGGCTCGCTAGATCCGACGGTTCCAACGTGCCGGAGCCGGTTCTACGAGCCGAAGGTGCTGCTCCCGACCTTCGGCTCGCAGCTTCGCGTCCGGCTCGCGAGATCCGGCTGTTCCGGCGTGCCGGAGCCGGTTCCACGAGCCGAAAGTGCACACCGAGTCGACGGGCCTTCCCGTCAGTACATCGATCGCTGTACTCTGCGGGAGTGACCTCCACCCCGATCGCCCTCACGGCCCCGCCCGCCGCGCCCACCGCTGCGCCCCCCGCCGTCACCGCGACGCTCACCCACACCGCCGCGCTCGCCCGGCTCGGCGCCGCGCTCTCCGACCCCACCCGCGCGAGCATCCTGCTGATGCTGCGCGAGGCCCCCGCCTACCCGTCCGATCTCGCCGACGCCCTCGGCGTGTCCCGGCAGTCGATGTCCAACCACCTCGCCTGTCTGCGCGGCTGCGGCCTCGTCACCGCCGTCCCGGAGGGCCGCCGCACCTGGTACCGCCTCGCCGACGGGCACCTCGCCCCCGCGCTCGACGACCTGCTCCGCGTCGTCCTCTACGTCGATCCCGGCTGCTGCTCCGGCGACGCCTGCACCTGCTCGTGACCGCCCTCACCGTCGACCGCCGCGCCCTGCTGCGCCGCCGCGTGCGCCTGATCGTCGCGGCGACCATCGGCTACAACCTCGTCGAGGCGGCCGTCGCGCTGAGCGCCGGCGCCGCCGCGTCCTCGACCGCGCTGGTCGGCTTCGGCCTCGACTCGGGCGTCGAGGTGCTCTCGGCCGCCGCCGTCGCCTGGCAGTTCACCCGCCGCGACCCGGAGCGCTGGGAGCGGGGGACTCTGCGGGTCGTCGCCGTCGCGTTCTTCGCGCTCGCGGCCTCCGTCGGCGTCTCGTCGGTGCTCGCGCTGACCGGCGGGCGGGAGGCGGAGCACAGCACCGTCGGCCTCGTCCTCACCGCGCTCAGCCTGCTGGTGATGCCGGGGCTCTCCCTCGCCGAGCGGCGCGTCGGAGTCGAGCTCGACTCCCCGGCCGTCGTCGCCGACTCGAAGCAGACCCTCGTCTGCGCGGCGCTGTCCGCCGCCATCCTGCTCGGCCTGGTCCTCGACTCCGCGCTCGGCTGGTGGTGGGCCGACCCGGTCGCCGGCCTGGTCATCGTCGCGTTCGCCCTGCGCGAGGGAGCGGAGGCGTGGCGCGGCGACGCCTGCGCCACCTCCGTCGGCCTCGTCCTCGAGGACGAGGAGCACGCCGGCCACTGAGCGATCGAGCCCGGCCGCCCCGCCGCTGCCAGGCTCCGTGCACTCCGGCGGGGGATGCTCGAGGCATGCTCCCCGCCGTTCCCGACGCCCTCGTTCCGCTCGCTCTGCGGCTCGCCCGCGCCAACCGCACGTTCGTCTCCGCGGACGGCGCCCGCCGCCGGATCCGCGAGAACGCGCTCCGGCCGACGCGCTTCGGCCCGCCCCCGCGGCTGCGGCCCGGCGTGCGCGTCGACGTCGAGCAGGTCGGCGGCCGGCCGGTCTACACGATCCGGCCGCAGCGGATCCGCGGTGGCGTGGTCTACGTGCACGGCGGCGGCTGGGTGAACGAGATCGCGCCGCAGCACTGGTGGCTCGCCGCCCGCATCGCCGACGAGGCCTCGGTCGCGGTGACCCTCCCGATCTACCGGCTCGTCCCCTTCGGGACCGCGGTCGAGGCCCGCGACGGCGTGCTCGCGCTGGTGCGCCGGAGTCTCGAGCGGCACGGAGCGACGGCGCTCGCCGGCGACTCGGCCGGAGGTCAGATCGCGCTCTCGACCGCCCTGGCCCTGCGCGACGAGGGCGTCGCCCTGCCGCTGACCACGCTCATCTCGCCCGCGCTCGATCTCTCCTGGAGCAACCCGCGCATCCCCGAGGTGCAGCCGAGCGACCCGTGGCTGGGCACGCCCGGCGGCCGCGTCCTGGCCGAGAAGTGGCGCGGTGGGCTCGATCTGCTCGACCCGATCGTGAGTCCCCTCTTCGGAGACCTCGCCGGCCTCGGCCCGATCAGCGTGTACACCGGCACCCGCGACGTGCTGAATCCCGACGCGCACGTCCTCGCCGAGAGGGCGGCGGCGGCCGGCGTGCCGTTCGAGCTGCACGAGGCGGTCGGTCAGCTCCACGTGTACCCGCTGGTGCCGACCCGCGCGGGCCGGGACGCGCAGCACGACCTGGTCGACGGCGTCCGCGCCGCGCTCTGACCCCGGAGCGACCTCCGGCTCGCGGAATCGCCTCCGGCTCGCGGAAACGGCCGGATTCCGCGAGCCGGAGTCGCTTCTGCGTGCCGGGAGGTGTCGGAGCGACGTCGGGCTCGGAGAAACGCGTCCGGCTCGTCGAAACGGCGCGGTTCCGCGAGCCGAGGGTCGTTCCGCGTGCCGGAGTTCGTTCCGCGAGCCGAACGGCCCGGATCGCACTCGGATCCGCACCCGATGACACGCAGCGCCCCGCTCGCCGGCCGGTCACGCCCGACCGCCGTGCACAACTCAGGCCAGAACCCCCGAATCCGTCGAAATCGGTCGAATCCGCCCTTTCAGCCTGAGTTGTGCACGCGTCTCCGCCGAGACCTACGCGCCCCAGCTCGACTGCGTGCCGCCGACGCGCTCGTCCGCCAGCGCCTGCGCGTGGCCCGAAGTCGCATACGCCGCCATCGGGTCGGCCGGCAGCCCGCGCTCCGAGCGCCAGGCCGCGAGGGCCGGGCGGACGTCGGAGTAGAAGGCGTCCATGAAGATCCCGTTCGCGCCGAGCACGTCGCCGGCGAGCTGCGCCTCCTCGAGGGCCGCGCGGTCGACGAGCAGCGCGCGCGCCGTCATCTCCTGCACGTTCAGCACCGAGCGGATCTGGCCGGGGATCTTGTCCTCGACGTTGTGGCACTGGTCCAGCATGAAGGCGACGGGCGAGTCTGGTCCGTAGCCGCCGCCGCGCACCACCTCGAAGAGGATGCGGAACAGCTGGAACGGGTCCGCCGCCCCGACGATCAGGTCGTCGTCGGCGTAGAAGCGCGAGTTGAAGTCGAACGAGCCGAGCTTCCCGAGGCGCAGCAGCTGGGCGACGATGAACTCGATGTTGGTGCCCGGCGCGTGGTGGCCGGTGTCGAGGCAGACCAGGGCGCGGTCGCCGAGCGCGGCGACGTGGGCGTAGGAGGTGCCCCAGTCCGGAACATCGGTGTGGTAGAACGCGGGCTCGAAGAACTTGTACTCGAGGACGAGGCGCTGCTCGGTGCCGAGGCGCTCGTAGATCGCGGCGAGCGAGTCGGCGAGGCGGTCCTGGCGGCCGCGGATGTCCTGCTGGCCCGGGTAGTTCGAGCCGTCGGCGAGCCAGATCTTGAGGTCGCG
Coding sequences:
- a CDS encoding metalloregulator ArsR/SmtB family transcription factor, yielding MALTAPPAAPTAAPPAVTATLTHTAALARLGAALSDPTRASILLMLREAPAYPSDLADALGVSRQSMSNHLACLRGCGLVTAVPEGRRTWYRLADGHLAPALDDLLRVVLYVDPGCCSGDACTCS
- a CDS encoding cation transporter, producing MTALTVDRRALLRRRVRLIVAATIGYNLVEAAVALSAGAAASSTALVGFGLDSGVEVLSAAAVAWQFTRRDPERWERGTLRVVAVAFFALAASVGVSSVLALTGGREAEHSTVGLVLTALSLLVMPGLSLAERRVGVELDSPAVVADSKQTLVCAALSAAILLGLVLDSALGWWWADPVAGLVIVAFALREGAEAWRGDACATSVGLVLEDEEHAGH
- a CDS encoding alpha/beta hydrolase fold domain-containing protein, with translation MLPAVPDALVPLALRLARANRTFVSADGARRRIRENALRPTRFGPPPRLRPGVRVDVEQVGGRPVYTIRPQRIRGGVVYVHGGGWVNEIAPQHWWLAARIADEASVAVTLPIYRLVPFGTAVEARDGVLALVRRSLERHGATALAGDSAGGQIALSTALALRDEGVALPLTTLISPALDLSWSNPRIPEVQPSDPWLGTPGGRVLAEKWRGGLDLLDPIVSPLFGDLAGLGPISVYTGTRDVLNPDAHVLAERAAAAGVPFELHEAVGQLHVYPLVPTRAGRDAQHDLVDGVRAAL
- the rhaI gene encoding L-rhamnose isomerase — protein: MTDLSPDVLRQLEQQAIELPSWAFGNSGTRFKVFSTPGTPRTIEEKIADAAKVNELTGLAPSVALHIPWDKVEDYSALGDYAASKGVALGTINSNTFQDDDYKFGSLTHSDPVIRQKAIDHHLACIDIMDATGSRDLKIWLADGSNYPGQQDIRGRQDRLADSLAAIYERLGTEQRLVLEYKFFEPAFYHTDVPDWGTSYAHVAALGDRALVCLDTGHHAPGTNIEFIVAQLLRLGKLGSFDFNSRFYADDDLIVGAADPFQLFRILFEVVRGGGYGPDSPVAFMLDQCHNVEDKIPGQIRSVLNVQEMTARALLVDRAALEEAQLAGDVLGANGIFMDAFYSDVRPALAAWRSERGLPADPMAAYATSGHAQALADERVGGTQSSWGA